Part of the Hydrogenispora ethanolica genome, TTTTGAAAGACAACGGGTTGGAGGAAGACACCATTGTGGTTTACACCACCGATCATGGTGAAATGCTGGGCGATAAAGGGATCTATTTCAAGCGGATTCTTTATGACCCTGCAGTCCGTATCCCGTTGATGATCAAGTATCCGAAAAAGCTGCCCGACAGTTTTCGTACCGCATGCCTGGCGGGATTGCAGGATCTGTTGCCGACCCTGTGCAGTTTGACCGGAGAACCGCTGGAGGCGGCGGTCGACGGGAAAGATCTGACCCCGGTATTGACCCGCGCTGAAAAGGTCCGGGATTACTATGTATCGCAGTGCAATACGGCCGACCCGGACCGGCCCGACAGCCAGATTGCCATGATCACCGACGGCCGGTTCAAATATATCTATACCGTATACGGCGGAGTGGAAGAGCTTTACGACCTGGAAAACGACCCGCATGAACTGCGCAACCTGGCGCCGGAATGCCGGAGCCGGGCGGCCCAATATCGGAAGTTGTTATGGCAATGGTGTGTGGAAAACAACGATCGGGAGATGGTGGACGGCGCCGACTTGGTAAAGGCGGCGAAAGCCCCCCTTGATATCAAACCTCCCGCCAATCCGTTCGGACGAAGATTTTATTAAGCCGTTCACTATATATGTCGCACTAAAAGCGTTGTGATAAACCCCGTCCGAAGGTCGGGGCGTTCACAAAAGCTCAGAGAAGCAAGTGATAAAGTCGTTTTTTAGTCCATTGAAAGGATGATTTCCGAATTTGAGGACTTTATCACATGGCTTCTAAATATTCCAAACAAAAAACTTGGCGACATATTTTCCTTGCTGGATAAGATGAAATAAATTCCACGCTTTACCCTTTTCCAGCCATGCTTTAAGGCTGGAAAAGCTGGTTCGGATTATTTAATTCATCTTATCTATCGTATCCGCTATGACTAGGAGGAAGAAATGGCAACCGTATATGATATTCGGGAGTATGGCGCCGTCGGCGACGGAAAGTTCAATAACGCCGGCGCAATTCAAAATGCGATTGACCTCTGCCATGAAAATGGCGGAGGACAAGTGGTCATCCCCGCCGGGATTTACTTGAGCGGATCCATCCGGCTGAGAAGCCATATCGATCTTCATTTGAAGCAAGGCGCGGTGCTGCGTTGCAGCTTAAAACGGGAAGATATTCATGCCTTTGATAACGGGGCCCTGAAGGCCGCCCGGCCGGATGGTTGGAACGATGGCTGCTTCATCGGGGCATGGCACGAGGAGAACATCACCATCTCCGGCGCGGGAACCATCGACGGGCAGGGACGCGAAATCATGTACGACGATGACGCCGACGGGGGATTTCACGAAGCGCCGCTGATGATCAAGGGATTCCGGCCGCGCCTGATGCTGCTGGAGGATATCCAAAATCTGACGGTAAAAGAGGTCACCCTGTTGGACGCGGCCTTCTGGACCCTTCATCTGGCAGGCTGCCGCCGGGTACGCATCCACAACCTCCAGATCCTCAATAACACCCGGGGCGCCAATAATGACGGGATCGACCCCGATTGCTGCCAGGATGTCCTGATCAGCAACTGCATTGTGAAGACCGGAGATGACGCGATCGTCATTAAATCGACCCGGCCCATGGCGGAGCAGTATGGCAATTGCGAAAACATCATCATTACGGGGTGTATATTAAAGTCTCAGGATTCGGCGCTCAAGATCGGAACCGAAACCCATGGCACCATCCGCAATGTCGTATTCAGTGACTGCATCATTGAGGACTGCTCCCGGGCGGTCGGGATCTGGGTCCGGGATGGGGGAACCGTCGAAGACATCCAAGTTCATCATCTCACGGGAGCGGTGCGCCGGTATGCCGATGCCCCGCAGCGGGAATTCGCCCCCCGATGGTGGGGCAAAGGCGAGCCGCTCTTTATTTCGGCAACGCACCGCACCCGGGAAAAGCGTTTTCCGGGGGTCATCCGGAATATCCAATTCGACCACATCCATCTGAAATCGGAATCCGGCGTCTTTATCGCCGCTGAAGCGGATTGTCCGATTGAGAATGTATCCGTCAGCGAACTGGATCTGACGCTGGCGAAGCAAGGCAGCCAGCCGGGCGGCCTCTTTGACGAGCAACCCTCCGTCAAAAATGTCTATCCCCATGCGATCCCCGCGGTCTATGCCCGGTATGTGAACGGCCTGCGGCTAAAAGAATGCCGGGTCCGGAAAGTGAAACCGCCTATGGAGCATTGGAGCGGTCTGACCGAAACCGAAAACTGCCGGGATCTGGCACTGGACATCCAAGAAGTGGAATAAACCGTATCCGGGAGGACGAGGATTATGGAAGACGCAGACGCAGTATACCGTTTTCATTACCGGAGCAGCCTGAAAAAAGAGTATGGCGCGGCGGAAATAAAGGTTGCATTGGAAGAATGCCAAGCGATCCTCGGCAGGTTCATTGCAGAGGGTAAAATCATGACTGCCGCACTGTACCATCACCGACAGCTACTTTTTTTCTATTACGAATGCATCGGAGATGAGCTAAAGCCGGAACAACTGCTAAAATCGCTTTCGCCCCATCTGGAACTCTGGCCGGGACAGGAGGAATTACGGGAATGGGTCGATATGTACCCCATCTTTTATCACGCGCTTCCCCAGGGAAAGCAGGATTGGGCCAGGCCCAAAGCTCCCGAACTGCGCCGGGGAAGGATCGCTTTTCTAAAACCGGAGAAACTTTTCAGTTATGTTTACCATCATCAGGCCCTGGTCGATGAGGGCCTGTGGTATGGCGACAAGTATCAGTTCATCGCGCTCCATGAAAATATTCTGTTCTCCTATTTTGAGGAACCGAAGACCATCACCAATCTTCAAGGAGATTTGGCGAAACCGTCCCAGGCGATTCAAGAATGGCTAAAGGCCGGGCCGGAGGATCACTTTATTCACCTGCCGGAGGGAAAGGGCGAAAATTTCATGTTTATCCCCGCCTATTTCGCACTGGGCCAAAGTTAAGGAACGGCGAAAAGGATTTCTTCCGCGAAGTATAGCGAAGGAAGCTGGACCGTCTTGATCATGTACTCAAAGTGTCGTGATAAACCCCGCGGGTCGAGGTTTATCACAAAAGCCCGAAGAAGCTGGCGTGAGTGAATATTGAATCAGCCTGAGCTATTTACGCTTCGCTATCCGCGCCCATTAGCGAGAGGCGCCGTGTTATGGCCATAAGCCTCGAAGCCAATTTTCACAAAGTTTTGGCCAGATTGCTACCGCAGGTTCATCCTTGCCCAATCCCAAACCATGCTGACCTTTGGAGAATATATGGAATTCAAATGAAAGATTTTGCTCACTTAGCGCTTGGGCGAAAAGTAAGTTTTGGCGCTGAAAATTAAAGTCATCGTTCGCTGTAACCCATAGAAAAGTCGGCGGCGTTTTCGCAGTAACATGTTTATGATTTGAAGTGAAATCTATCAATTCATCCATTGCAATATCTTTTGGTAATAGCGAACCTGCTGGCAGTTTTTCCTTAGAAAAGGGGGATGTCTCAGCATAACATAAAATGAGCGCATTCAGTTTAGAGCTCGTTTGATCAATCGGATCGTTACAATTTAGTTCTCCAAAAAGTATCGACATCATTTGCGCGTTGCGACTTTCCGGTTCTATCATTTCATTATCAAAATGAGTTCCTAGAAAAGCGGCGAGATATCCACCAGCTGAAAATCCTATCATGCCGATTCGTTCTGGATCAATATTGAATTTTAGGGCATTATAACGAAGATACCTAACCGCGCGTACTGCATCTTTCGTTGCAGTAAATGGAGTATAAGGAGCGACCCGATAATTCAAAACAAAAGCATTCATGCCCATTTGATTTAGCCATTTGGCAATGGGTTCTCCTTCATGAGACGCTCTATATTGAAATGCTCCACCCGGGCAGACAATAATTGCTGGATGAAGTTTCTCTTCTTTTAATAAATAAGGGGTCAGGGTAGGTAACCCTCGGTTATTCAAGTCCGCGATAGAGGAACCTAAGTCGGCATCAGGAAGATTTTTTTCCCAAAGTTTAATATCGTTTAATCCCATCGATATTCTCCTCCCATTTTAATTGACGGTCCTGATGGCCGCGGCTTTCGCGGTATGTTACATAACGAGTAGTATTTGGCTACTCAGTCGGAGTATTATTTGATACTACCGATACTCTGACTGTTGTTGTATTTTTATTCCTGAATTTTTCCATTTAAATTAAAATTTACATATATTTTATTATACTATTTTACTCTACCTATGTTGCAATAAGTTTTTCTAAATTGCCCTTGGTTTCGGAGCAGGAGTCGCTCCGTCGACATCCGAGTGAAAGCCATTCCATCTTTACCCCCCCATTTTACCCGGTTTTAGCTTCACTTCCCCGACTTATCCACAGCCAAAATTCATTAACCCTATTCAACGATCCCGTTTATCCACAGGAATAGATCGTTTATTCACAAAAAGAACTCTTTTATTCACAAAATGAGCTTGCTCAGCGACTGAAAGAGCTCATTCTTCCGAAAAAGAGCTCGTTCAGTCACAAAATGAGCTCACTTATCCACAAAAAGAGCTTGTTCAACGACTGAAAGAGCTCGTTTATTCACAAAATGAGCTCGTTCAACGACTGAAAGAACTCTTTTTCCACAAAAAGAGCTTACCCGGCGACTGAAAGAGCTCTTTCAGTTACCCAAAGAGATCCGTCACTCGCAAAATGAGCTCTTTCGGCTCCTCAACCCGGTCACGGATCCGCAAAACGACGCCAAAAGAAAAGAGAGCCCATCCATTTGAGCTCTCTGCAATCACACGACCATAGCAGCTTGGAAACTTTCATCGTTTTGAACGGCGCGGGTCAAAAGCCGCCGATGCTCGATCGGTTCGTAGAGCATTCGTAATGAAACCGTATCCGTAGGGATGGACATTCCGCTCGATCCCGCAATTTCCCATTTAACCCGTCACCGAAAAGGTTGCCCCGTCTCCTCCCGAAACCAGCCGGCGCATCATCCGCGTCCGCTGAGCCAGCCGTACAGATAGAGCAATCCGATCAATAACGGCTGGTGGATCAGGTAAATGAGCAGCGAATGCTCTCCCAAGCGGCAGCCCCAGCGGATCACCGGCAAGTGGCGGCGGTCTTGCAAGCGAAACCGCCGGCGGTAGCCGGCATACAGGGTATTGCCCAGGAACAGGCCCCACAGGATCAAGCCAAACCAGGGAAAGAGCGGAAAATAATCGGCCGCGAAAAAATCCTCAGGCTTAATCCCCAGCCAGAGCAGCCAGGGCCCGGCCGTTCGCTGCTTGGCGAGGTACGATCCGAGGGCGATGCTGAGCGCGCCGAAACCCAGATTCCAATACCGCAGCCGCAAGAAGGGATAACTCACCAAGACGGCCAGTCCGATGAGATGCAGCACCCCGAAGCGGACAAAACCCTCCCGCAGGAAAAGCCTGGTCACCAAAGTGACCAGCATCCCCCATAAAAAGATCTTGCCGCCCCGCCGGCAGTTTTTCCAAAACAGCTGGCCGCGTTCCTCCGGCCCGGCTCGCGCGCTACCGAGCGCCAGGGACACCCCCGCCAGGGTCAAAAAAAGGGCCGCGGTGAGCCGCTGCCAGATGATTCCGGCCCGCCAGGGAAAGCTCCGGATGAAGCCAAGGAAATAAAGATCGTCCAGCAGGTGAATGAGAATCATCGACACCACCGCCGCGCCCCGCAAAAAATCGATCTCCCAGAACCGCCCGGCCGGCCGCTCCGCGACATTCCGCCCCATCCGCCGTCTCCATTCTCTGAACTCATGCACAGCGGCTGTATTTTTTCCCTTCCCCAAAAGGGGTATACCCTCAACAGATCCCGGCGGGAGCGCCATATCCGTTGAAATCAATTCTGAGTATTCTTTCCCACCCCATGGCCAACGGCTGGAAATACGGACCTTGCGGTGGATATTTGAACTTATGATCAAAGAAATAAGTTGCAAAGATTCCGGGCCCTCAAGAAACTGATGCAACCGATATAACGGATAAATCGATAAAAAAATGGGAGATTAATCTTTGATCCAAGATCAAGCTGATTAAAGGAAGGGAATCGTCTTTGCCTTACCAAGCCTCCTACGTACGGCTGCTGAAAGACGGCGGGCTGGCGGAGCGAAAAGCCAAGGCTTACCGGAGGCTCTCCTGTTGCGACCTCTGCGCCCATGCCTGTCAAGCGGACCGGCTGCGGGGGCGGACCGGTATCTGCCGGGCCGGCCAGTCGGTAACAGTCGCGGATTACGGCCCCCATTTCGGCGAGGAAGATGTACTGGTGGGCCAGGGCGGCTCCGGTACAATCTTCTTCACCGGCTGCAATTTACAGTGCGTTTTCTGTCAGAATTGGGAGATTAGCCAGCTCCGGGAGGGCGAGACCGTATCCGTTGAGACGCTGGCCGGGATGATGCTGGAGTTGGAGGAGAAGGGCTGCCATAACATCAACCTGGTCACCCCCACTCCCTACCTGCCCCCGATCCTCGCCGCCCTGGAAGTGGCGGCTGCCCGCGGCCTGAGCCTGCCGCTCGTTTATAACTGCGGCGGTTACGAATCCCTTGCCGCGCTGGAACTGCTGGACGGGGTGGTCGACATTTATCTGCCGGATGTCAAGTTCGGCGACGACGCGACTGGTCTCAAGCTCGCCGGGGCGCCGGATTATTTCGCCGCGGTGAAATCGAGCTTAACAGAGATGCACCGCCAGGTCGGAGATTTACAACTCGACGAGCGGGGCATCGCCTGTCGCGGCCTGATCGTCCGCCACCTGGTCCTCCCCGGCGGTCTGACGGGCACGGTCGAGATCGTCCGTTTCATCGCCGCCGCGATCTCGCCCGATACCTATATCAACCTCATGAACCAATATTACCCGGCCTACCGGGCCAAGGATTATCCGCCGCTCCATCGCGGCCTCTCGGCTCGCGAATACCAAGCGGCGCTGCAGATCGCCAGGGAGGCCGGGCTGCATCATTTCGCCTGAATCCCGTTGCTCCCCCGTACGTCTTCAGGCCCGGGTCATCGTCCGCCGGACCATCCAATAGGTCAGGGGCAGGCTGATCAGGGCGAAGACGGCCAGGATCGCCAGCTTGGGCCAGACCACGTTCCAGCCGGCGCCCATGATGGCGATGGCCCGGACCGCCTCCACGAAATGGCTGAGCGGCAGGAGCCGCGACAAGACCTGGATCACCGGCGGCATGCTGAGATACGGCCAAGTATAGCCGGAGATCAGGAAGGAAGGCACCGCGATCAGCATGGAAATCTCAATGGCCTGCGGCATGTTCTGGGCCAGGACCGAGATGGCCATGCCCACCGCCACCAGGACCACGATGAAAAGGGCCACCGTCAGCAGGAGCAGCCAGGGGTCGCCGCGCAGCGGCACTTGGAAATACCCGAAACAAAGGCCGTACATGATCAGCGCGTCCAACGCGTAAATCATGAAGTAGACCAGCAGCTTGCCTCCGATCAGCTCGCCCACCCGCAGCTTGGAGAGGGAGAGCTGCCGCCAGGTCCCCTGCTCTTTTTCCTTGACGAACGAGAGCGCCACCCCGAGGAAAGTCACCTGCTGCAGCACGGTCCCGATCAGCCCGGCCAGCATGAAGACGAGATAGCTCAGGGTCGGGTTGTACCAGTTGCGGGTCCGGAAACTCAGCGCCGTCACCGCCTGGTATGCCTTGGGCGGACTCATCCCCAGGCCCTGGATAACCTTCATAGTGACTCCGGCGCCGATGGTCGCCACCACCGAGCTGGCGGCGGAGGCCACCGTATTCATGGTCAGAATGTTCGAACTGTTGATGACCAGTCCGACTTCGGCGCCGCGGACGTTTTTGAGGTCCGATTGCAGATGCGGCGGGATCACGACGCCCATGATCGCCCGTTCGCTCTGGAGCGCCTGCTCCAGCTGGGCGTAGGTATCGACCGCGCCCACGATCTTCAGCCGCTCCGAATCGCCGAAAGCCCGGGTGATCATCCGGCTCATCTCCGATTGATCCTGGTCGAAGATGACCACCGGCAGATTCGTCACTTTCTGCTGGATATAGAGGAAGCCGCATAAAAGCGTCAGCGCCAGCGGCGCCACAAAGGCGATCATGAAAAGAATATTGTCCCGGGTGATGTGCAGAAACTCTTTTTTCATCACACCGGCCAGCCGTTGCAGGGTGTTCATCGGGTCGCCTCCTTCGCCGCCGGCGGCGGGGCGGGGGTCTCTTCCAGGCGGCTCAGGGTCCGCCGGTTCAGGTGATAGACCGTCTCGCACCGCGCGGCCAGCGCTTCGTCGCTGGTGCAGACCAGCACCGCCGTTCCGGCCAGCCGCCATTGGTCCAGGATCGCGCCGAGTTTCCCCCGGAGCGGCTTATCCAGGCCCCGGCTCGGATCGTCCAGCACCACCAGATCAGCGCCGCCCACCAGCGCGCAGGCGACCTGCAGCATCGGCCGGAGCCCCGCCGGGAGCCGGGAGGCCCGCGTCCCCTCCCAACCGTCCAGGCCGGCGGCGGCCACAATCCGCGGCAGTCTGGCCCCGTCGTCGCCGTGAATCAAGCGGCAGAACTCCAGGTTCTCTCCGACCGTCAGATCTTGATACCAGGAGAACTCCTGGGTGACCAGGAGCGCCGTCCCGGAATGTTCCACCGTCCCCCGGTCCGGCCGGCGCAACCCGCTGGCCAGCTCAGCCAGGACGGTCTTGCCCGCACCGCTGATTCCAAAGACGCCGGCCCGCTCTCCGGCGGCGACGGTCAATTCGACCCCGTCGAGCAGCCATTCTTTCCGCCATCCCCGGCGGCAGCCGGCGTTTTTCATCTCCAGCACATTGCCCAAGGCAGATCCCTTCTTCCCGTGTCGCTCTATAAGTTAAATTAAATACCTTTGATAATCATGTCCCTAAAGCCGGCCATGATCAAAAATTGAAAGGATTTAATTCAACTTATTACCGCTGTAATAGGATGAAATAAATTCCGATTTAATACCATTTGCATTCGGCTTTAGGAATGCAAATCTTCGATAGATATTTATTTCATCCTATAATAGTATACTTTCCGTCACTTCCGGGGCGCCAGCGATATCAGGGCGGTCATCCCCGGGCGGAGCTTCAGGTCGGAATTATCGAGCTTGATCTTGACCCCGAAGGCGACCAGGTCCTTCTCGCCTTTCTCCTGGTAGGCCCGTTCCGTGGCGTAACTGGGCTTGGCGCCGATATTATAGACCTTGCCCCGGTAGACCTTGCCCGGAACGCCCAAAACCTTCACCGGCACGATCTGCCCCAGGCGAAACTGCCCCAGAGCGGTCTCGCGCACCTTGACCTCGACGTGGATGTCGCGCAAATCGCTGATGGTCACGATGGGCATGCCGGTGGAGACCAATTCGCCGCCGGTCACCGCCTTCATGGTGACGGTTCCGCCGATCGGCGCTTTGACTTTGGCGTCGTTCAGGTAGGTCTGGACTTCGTCCGAAGCCGCCTGGGCCTGCCGGACCAGGGCCGCGGCGGACTCGACGTCCTCTTTCTGCGCGCCCTCCCGGACCAGATCGTATTGTTCCTTGGCCGCGTTGTAACGGGCCCGCGCCACTTCCAGCTCGGTGCCGGCCACATCCAGCTTCTGCTGGGCCAGGACCCCTTCCTTATATAATAAGGAGAGCCGGTTGTAAGTGCTCTGCGCCAGGTCGAAGCCTGCTTTGGCCTGCGCCATCATCTCCCGGGCCTGTTCAAGCTGCTGCGGCCGGGCGCCGTTCCGCGCCTTTTCGTACTGAAAGGTGGCCGCCGCCAGGGCCGCTTTGGCCAGGTTCGCCTTGGCCTCGATATTGTCCGCTTCCATGACCGCGATGACCTGGCCGGCGGTCACCTCGTCGCCCTCATCCACCAGCATCTGGGCCACCCGGCCGGGGATCTTGACATTCACATCGGTCTCTTCCGCTTCCAGGCTGCCGCTGATCTCGACCGGCTGCGCCTCGTCCCCGGCCACCGTGGCCCGGGAACGGTGCAGCGTCACGAAGAGCAGCGCCGCGCCCACCAGTACGATGAATAATCCCACCAACACTTTCCCGGCAATCTTCATTTGGAATCCTCCTTACCCTTTCCCATGGCCCGGTCCAACTGGGCCAATGCGATGTTATACATGCTCAGGGCCTGGCTGTAATTGTTCTTGGCCTGGGTCAGGCCGACCTCGGCGTCGATCCGCTCCAGCGAGGTGCTGAGCCCCGCCTGGTAACTGATCTCCACCATCCGCAGCGTCTCCTGGGCCTGGGCCAGGCTCTTTTCGGCGACCTGGATCGCAGCCAGGGCGGCCTCAGCATTGCGGTAGGCCTGCTCCACTTCGAGTTTGACGCCGCGTTCGAGCAGCTCCCGGCCGGTGTTCGCCTGCTGCAAGACGCTCTCGGCCTCCGCCACCTGTTGATCCACCAGGCCGTGGTCGTATAGTTTCATGGTGGCGACCACTCCGACCGTCAATGACGGCGCTTCGTTGTTGGGCTCGATCTTATGGCCGTCGACCACCAGGGCCACGGTCGGCTTTTTGCCGCTCTTGGCGATGGCCACCGCCTGCCGGGCCATCTCCACCTTGGCATGGGCCGCTGCCAGCTCCGGCCGGTTCTGCAAGGCCCGCGCCTGGCAAGAAGACAGATCCTGCGGCAAGGGGGCGGAACTCATCTGGTCGTTTAACACGTAAACCGTGCTCAGGTCGACTCCCAACACGAAGTTGAAGGCGCTCCGGGCCAGGTTCAAGTTGTTCTGGGCCAGCAGCTGCTTTTGCTTCAGGTCGGCCAGCTTCACCTCGGCCCGCATCACATCGAGTTTGGGCACCATGCCCGCCTTGTAATAGGAATTGGCCTCGGCCAGGTGATGCTCCATGCTGGCCACCGCTTCCTCCATCGTCACCTCCAGCCGCTGGGTGAAGAGGACGGTATAGTAGGCTTTTTTGACCTCCATTACCAGGCCGTTTTCGGCCGCGGCCAGATTGGCCCGGGCGTTGGACTCGTTGGCCTGGGCCTGCTTATTGGCAGCCGTCAGTTTATTCCCGGTATAGAGCGGCTGGGCCAGATGAATCTGGAGCCCGTAGTAATTCAGCCCGTCATCGGGAAGCTCTTCTTCAGACATTTGGGAGGCAATATATTGGTAATAGCTACTATCCGACTTCGCAAAAATTTGTTTCAGGCTATTATTCAATTGCGCCAACCCCCGGCCCACCGTCACAATGTCCGGCGGGTCGTTCAGGTGGTTGTACGCCCCGCTCAAAGTGACCTGCGGGCCGTAGGCCGAAGCCGCCTGCCCCGCTTTGGCCCGGGCCGTCCGGACATCGCCTTGGGCCAGCTGGCGTTGTAAGCTGTTCGCCATGGCGATCTGGACCGCTTGGTCCACCGTCAGGTTTTGAGCCGGCTTGCTCTCGGCCAGGCAAACCGGGCCGAGTCCCAAAATGGCAATCGCCACCGCCAATCCGGCAACCATCGGCCATTGCCGCGCCTTTACTTTCATTCGTTTCACTCCTTTGCTATACTCAGGGACGATAATTGACTGACAGTCGAGATAGCCAAAAAAAATTATCTTTCCGTTTGCGGGACCTTAACCCTTTTGCTGATGAATCCCATACATGGCCAATTGAAAGATGGACTCCCGGTAATGGTCGAGGTCGTCGCCGATCCGGCCCATTTCATACTGGATAATGATGCCCAGGATCAGGCCGATGATCGTCTTGGCCATCTTATCCACGTCGAAATCGACAAACTCGCCGGCGGCGATCCCTTCCCGCAGCACCCGGCTGACCATCTCCACCCATTCCGAGGATTTATTCTTCAATCCCCGCACCAGGTCGCCGAGATGGAGAAAGATCTGCTCATCCACCTGCACGAAGAGGGTCTCGATCAGGCCGCGCCGTTCCCGGTGGTACTGGATGAAGGTGTCATAGAGGCCATATAAAGTTTCGGTAGCCGACTTCCCCTCGGCGATGACTCCGTTCATCCGTTCCCGCAAAAGGTCCAGACCTTTTTCGAGAATGGCGATGTAAATCTCATCCTTGCTTTTAAAGTAAGAATAGATCGTCCCCTTGCCCAATTCGGCCTCGCCGGCAATCTCATCCACCGTGGTAAGTTCAAAGCCTTTTTGGGAGAATAGTTTTTGGGCAGCAGTCATAATCACTTCCCTGCGCATCTGCTGCTCGCGTTCTCTGCGGTTGGCTACTGTCAAGCGGCCACCTCCCTCGATAATCGAATTTAAGTCTTAATCCGACCGACGGTCGATAATTTATTCTACCCCCCCTTTCCGAAGGGAGCAAATTGCGATTTGCCGTGATAAAGGCCATCAACTGGGTTGAATAGACGTTTTTGCTATCTATACCAGATTTTCTCCTAAATTCGCTGATTTTAATGCGCTACGGCATTTTTCGCGGGATGGCCCCTTCGCTTGGCCCACCGGAGGATTTTCCCGCGAGCATTTGCCTGGACAGACCTTTCTTTGGCCGTTCGCTTCTTATTCCTATTGTATGCTCTACCGGCATTCGTAAAATACGGCCCATAAAAAAACCGGACGCTTTGAACGCCCGGATGCCATCCGACCTGCGGGTGATGTCCCGCTGAATGATTCCATGCATCGCTTTCGGAGAAACTCCCGTTTGCGCCGCCCCATCGGAACCGACGTTACGAAGCGGTCGTGAGACGGGTTGGCGTTGCGCGCAGAACCCTTTGCAATACTTCGCTCAGTTCTTCGATGGTGTACGGTTTGATAATTTTGTCGCAAAACCCGTAGTCGCTGTAATGAAGCAGCACCGGGTCGTCCGGATAGCCGCTGGTGACGACGGCCCGGGCCCGGGGATCGATCTTCAGCAGGCCGGCCATTGTTTCTTTGCCGCCCATGCCGCCGGGGATGGTCAGGTCCAGCAACACCAGATCGAATGGCGCTCCCTCCCGCAGCTTCCGGCCATACTTTTCGAGCGCCATTTGGCCGTTCTCCGCATACTCCACTTCATAACCGATCTCTTGCAGCATCTCGCCGGCGGCCTGGCTGAGGACCAATTCATCCTCCATCAGCAGGATCCTGCCGCGCCCCCGGGTGAGCACCGCTTCTTCCCGGACTCCTTCGACCCGTTCGCCACGGACCGCCGGCAGATAAATGGTGAAACTAGTGCCCACCCCTACCGTGGAAGCGACGCTGATGTGGCCGCCATGATTGGAGATAATAAAATAAGAGGTGGCCAATCCCAGGCCGTTCCCCTCCGGCTTGGTGGTGAAGTACGGATCGAAAATTCGCGGCAGATTTTCCGAAGCGATCCCCATGCCTTGATCGGTCACGACGATCCTGAGATAGTTTCCGGGCTTGACCGGCAGGTACTCATCCATCCCGACCCCGATATTATCGGCTTCGACGCTTAACTGTCCACCATCGGGCATGGCCTGGAGGGCATTGATCGTCAGATTGCTCAAGACCTGGCTGATCTGACCGGAGTCAACATTGACCGTCCAAAGATCCGGGGTGATCCGGAAACGGCATTTGACATTGGAGCCGCGTAGCGCGAACTCCACCGTATCGTGCAACAGATCGTTCACCGCGGTATTCCGTTTCACGGGCGCGCCGCCTTTGGAGAACGTCAACAGCTGCCGG contains:
- a CDS encoding TetR/AcrR family transcriptional regulator — its product is MTVANRREREQQMRREVIMTAAQKLFSQKGFELTTVDEIAGEAELGKGTIYSYFKSKDEIYIAILEKGLDLLRERMNGVIAEGKSATETLYGLYDTFIQYHRERRGLIETLFVQVDEQIFLHLGDLVRGLKNKSSEWVEMVSRVLREGIAAGEFVDFDVDKMAKTIIGLILGIIIQYEMGRIGDDLDHYRESIFQLAMYGIHQQKG
- a CDS encoding TolC family protein, with product MKVKARQWPMVAGLAVAIAILGLGPVCLAESKPAQNLTVDQAVQIAMANSLQRQLAQGDVRTARAKAGQAASAYGPQVTLSGAYNHLNDPPDIVTVGRGLAQLNNSLKQIFAKSDSSYYQYIASQMSEEELPDDGLNYYGLQIHLAQPLYTGNKLTAANKQAQANESNARANLAAAENGLVMEVKKAYYTVLFTQRLEVTMEEAVASMEHHLAEANSYYKAGMVPKLDVMRAEVKLADLKQKQLLAQNNLNLARSAFNFVLGVDLSTVYVLNDQMSSAPLPQDLSSCQARALQNRPELAAAHAKVEMARQAVAIAKSGKKPTVALVVDGHKIEPNNEAPSLTVGVVATMKLYDHGLVDQQVAEAESVLQQANTGRELLERGVKLEVEQAYRNAEAALAAIQVAEKSLAQAQETLRMVEISYQAGLSTSLERIDAEVGLTQAKNNYSQALSMYNIALAQLDRAMGKGKEDSK